The genomic window ATACAAGGCATAAATACGATGGAACGATAACAAACCAGCTGGCTTATCCCCTGACGAAAACATTATACTCTGTTAACCTAAGGCAACCTATAGGAGGAGACTTCGGCTTATCGATAAAACTTGTTGAGAATCTACTGGAAAACGATTTTAACAACTTTATCAATGTCCGAAAATTCGGCATAGACATTTTCATAACAAACATGGCTTTAGCACTGGGATATAAAGTCGCGCAGGCTGACTTAGGAACGAAGGTTCACGAGGCAAAAGACCCAAGCGAGCTCGAGTCAATGTTTCAGAATGTATCGGCAACCCAGCTGCTTATCGCTAAAAAACATAGGGATAGATGGAGAATAGAGAAAGAGCTGGAGCCAGTTTTGTACAAGGCTTGCAAAGTTTGGAGATTTGTGCAACCATTAGAAGTAGATATTGAATCGAATATTAGCAAGCTAAAAAACGTATTTAAAGAAAGGAAAAGCCTAATCGATAAATATCTACCTAGTAAAATCCGCGAGGAAGTTTATTCGTTAATCGAAAGTGTTACAGTAAAGAAAAAACCTGTATTAAGCCCGGATATATGGGCTAAATGCGTCTACTATCATCTAGCAGCTATAAACGAGCAGAACCACGACAGTGTTACATCAAGTCTCCACGTTTTATGGCTTGCTAGGGTATTATCGTTCATTCTAGGAACTTTAGACTTAGACCATGAAAAAGCCGAGAAACAGATAAGAAAGGATGCTGAAGCTTTTAAAGCGGCATTTACCGAAATGCTGCAGTGAAGCCT from Thermoproteales archaeon includes these protein-coding regions:
- a CDS encoding glycosyltransferase family 2 protein, producing MFDLAVVIPTYNVAHTINYVVYQAALGLEKYFPERKSVIFVSDGGSTDGTVEVVKAFKKPIGSDIIVERYKGVLGKGSAILHAFQRVKEMGVKALAMVDSDLRSIQPSWIYALIQPIIDGYDLVTPLYTRHKYDGTITNQLAYPLTKTLYSVNLRQPIGGDFGLSIKLVENLLENDFNNFINVRKFGIDIFITNMALALGYKVAQADLGTKVHEAKDPSELESMFQNVSATQLLIAKKHRDRWRIEKELEPVLYKACKVWRFVQPLEVDIESNISKLKNVFKERKSLIDKYLPSKIREEVYSLIESVTVKKKPVLSPDIWAKCVYYHLAAINEQNHDSVTSSLHVLWLARVLSFILGTLDLDHEKAEKQIRKDAEAFKAAFTEMLQ